A window from Aquabacterium sp. NJ1 encodes these proteins:
- a CDS encoding bifunctional riboflavin kinase/FAD synthetase, which yields MQVFRGFHHAALAPACALTIGNFDGVHRGHQAMLALLRSEAQHRGVPSTVLTFEPHPRDYFAQLAGKPEIAPARIATLRDKLSELERCGVDQVVILRFDRTFASQSPDDFINNVLVKGLNARYVLVGDDFRFGAKRAGDYNLLDAAGNDHGFDVARMMSYEVHGTRVSSSVVRDAMAAGDMARVEQMLGRPYTVSGHVIHGAKLGRSLDCRTLNVRFGHEKPATTGIFVVRTHGLADHPIEGVASLGVRPTVEDAGRVLLEVHCFEWPSHLGTEGGYGKIVRVELLHKLRDEARYDGLDALQAAIHKDIADAKSFFQAQRRQTTRDRI from the coding sequence ATGCAAGTCTTTCGTGGTTTTCACCATGCGGCGCTCGCCCCGGCTTGCGCGCTGACCATTGGCAACTTTGACGGTGTGCACCGGGGGCATCAGGCCATGCTGGCCTTGTTGCGCAGCGAGGCCCAGCACCGAGGGGTGCCCAGCACCGTGCTGACCTTCGAGCCGCACCCGCGCGACTATTTCGCCCAGCTGGCCGGCAAGCCGGAGATCGCGCCTGCGCGCATCGCCACGCTGCGCGACAAGCTGTCCGAGCTGGAGCGCTGCGGGGTGGACCAGGTCGTGATCCTGCGCTTTGACCGCACATTTGCCAGCCAGAGCCCGGACGACTTCATCAACAATGTGCTGGTCAAGGGCCTGAACGCGCGTTACGTGCTGGTGGGCGATGACTTCCGCTTTGGCGCCAAACGCGCGGGTGACTACAACCTGCTGGACGCCGCCGGCAACGACCACGGCTTCGACGTGGCCCGCATGATGAGCTACGAGGTGCACGGCACCCGGGTGTCGTCCTCGGTGGTGCGTGATGCCATGGCGGCAGGCGACATGGCCCGTGTCGAGCAGATGCTGGGGCGCCCCTACACCGTCAGCGGCCACGTGATCCACGGTGCCAAGCTGGGCCGCAGCCTGGATTGCCGCACGCTCAACGTGCGCTTCGGCCATGAAAAACCGGCCACCACGGGCATCTTCGTGGTCCGCACCCATGGCCTGGCCGACCACCCGATCGAAGGCGTGGCCAGCCTGGGCGTGCGCCCCACGGTGGAAGACGCCGGGCGCGTCCTGCTGGAGGTCCATTGCTTTGAATGGCCCTCGCATCTGGGAACCGAGGGGGGCTACGGTAAAATCGTGCGCGTGGAACTCCTGCACAAACTCCGAGATGAAGCCCGTTATGACGGGCTGGACGCCTTGCAGGCCGCCATCCACAAGGACATCGCCGATGCGAAGTCCTTCTTCCAGGCTCAGCGCCGTCAGACCACGCGCGACCGAATTTGA
- a CDS encoding MBL fold metallo-hydrolase: MKVHHLNCGSMCPLGRRLLSGEGGWLAPANMCCHCLLIEGRHGLILVDTGLGTADVSNPSRLGFGFNAMVRPKLVMSETALYQIRELGLDPRDVRHIVPTHLDLDHVGALGDFPQAEVHVYAKELQAALTRPSLKEKSRYIPAQWAHGPKWSPHNVEGERWMGFEAARALPDTDEEVLLVPLTGHTQGHCGVAVRGDDGWLLHCGDAYFFRGEMDVDERHCPIGLRVFQSMVQMDGASRMANQLRLRELKQQHGRDVTLFCAHDPVELAQLSGQARERQGSRAQYAA; this comes from the coding sequence ATGAAAGTTCACCATCTGAATTGCGGGTCGATGTGCCCTCTGGGGCGACGCCTGTTGAGCGGCGAAGGCGGCTGGCTGGCCCCGGCCAATATGTGCTGCCACTGCCTGCTGATCGAAGGGCGTCATGGCCTGATCCTGGTGGACACCGGCTTGGGCACCGCCGATGTGAGCAACCCTTCGCGCCTGGGCTTTGGTTTCAACGCGATGGTCAGGCCCAAGCTGGTGATGTCGGAAACCGCGCTCTACCAGATCCGCGAGCTGGGGCTGGACCCGCGCGATGTGCGCCACATCGTGCCCACCCACCTCGATCTGGACCATGTCGGCGCGTTGGGCGACTTCCCACAAGCCGAGGTGCATGTGTACGCCAAGGAGTTGCAGGCTGCACTGACACGGCCCAGCTTGAAGGAAAAGAGCCGCTACATCCCGGCGCAATGGGCGCATGGCCCGAAATGGTCACCGCACAACGTGGAGGGTGAGCGCTGGATGGGCTTCGAAGCCGCCCGCGCCTTGCCCGACACCGATGAGGAAGTGCTGCTGGTGCCACTCACCGGCCACACCCAAGGCCACTGCGGCGTGGCCGTGCGTGGCGACGATGGCTGGCTGCTGCACTGTGGCGATGCCTACTTCTTCCGGGGCGAGATGGACGTGGACGAGCGCCACTGCCCCATCGGCCTGCGTGTGTTCCAGAGCATGGTGCAGATGGACGGCGCCAGCCGCATGGCCAACCAGTTGCGCCTGCGCGAACTCAAGCAGCAACACGGCCGGGACGTCACGCTGTTTTGCGCCCATGACCCGGTGGAGCTGGCGCAACTCAGTGGCCAGGCGCGCGAACGCCAGGGCAGCCGCGCGCAGTACGCAGCCTGA
- a CDS encoding pseudouridine synthase: protein MPPRSRLPAGHEHLAQILFAQGFGARRECEGLILHGLVQVKGEVVDDPDAVFPEDRLELVVDGMPWVTHVKALIVLNKPAGYECSLKPGAWPGVHNLLPVPLRRRGLQPVGRLDQDTTGLLLMTDDGPLLHKLTSPKHHVPKVYEVTCKYPVTPAMCEKLLKGVVLDDDPMPVKADAAEAVGEGETCHLRLTLLQGKYHQVKRMVAAVSNRVEGLHRSQIGRLILSDELASGQWRWLEDPKLVLP, encoded by the coding sequence ATGCCTCCACGTTCCCGTTTGCCCGCCGGTCACGAGCACCTGGCCCAGATCCTGTTTGCCCAAGGCTTCGGCGCCCGCCGCGAGTGCGAGGGCCTGATCCTGCATGGCCTGGTGCAGGTCAAGGGCGAAGTGGTGGATGACCCGGACGCAGTCTTCCCGGAAGACCGGCTGGAGCTGGTGGTGGACGGCATGCCCTGGGTGACCCACGTCAAGGCCCTGATCGTGCTGAACAAGCCGGCGGGCTACGAATGCTCGCTCAAGCCCGGCGCCTGGCCGGGGGTGCACAACCTGTTGCCCGTGCCGCTGCGCCGCCGCGGCCTGCAGCCTGTCGGCCGGCTGGACCAGGACACCACGGGCCTGCTGCTGATGACCGACGACGGCCCGCTGCTGCACAAGCTCACCTCGCCCAAGCACCACGTGCCCAAGGTGTACGAGGTGACCTGCAAGTACCCCGTGACACCTGCCATGTGCGAGAAGCTGCTCAAAGGCGTGGTGCTGGACGATGACCCCATGCCGGTCAAGGCCGATGCGGCTGAAGCCGTGGGGGAGGGGGAAACCTGCCATCTGCGGCTGACACTGCTGCAAGGCAAGTACCACCAGGTCAAACGCATGGTGGCGGCCGTGAGCAACCGCGTCGAAGGCCTGCACCGCAGCCAGATTGGCCGCCTGATCTTGTCGGACGAGTTGGCGTCAGGCCAGTGGCGCTGGCTGGAAGACCCCAAGCTGGTGTTGCCTTGA
- a CDS encoding TIGR02281 family clan AA aspartic protease produces the protein MESRQLSGRAVAPWGARRVALAVALAFGGGVMPLTALAQSVAMTGGMGSKALLVVNGGAPKALAAGDTYQGVKVLSVSADQAAVEVAGKRQTVHLGEAPVSIGGSGGGANGTQIVLSAVSGGHFVTQGQVNGKSTSFMVDTGATSVAMGADEARRMGIKFEDGAKFYGSTANGTVVGYRVSLTSVRIQDVEVFNVEAAVLPMPMPHILLGNSFLTRFQMKRDNDTLTLTKRY, from the coding sequence ATGGAATCCAGGCAATTGAGCGGGCGCGCTGTGGCCCCATGGGGGGCGCGGCGCGTGGCGCTTGCGGTGGCCCTGGCGTTCGGCGGCGGTGTGATGCCGCTGACAGCGCTGGCGCAAAGCGTGGCCATGACCGGCGGCATGGGCAGCAAAGCCCTGCTGGTGGTCAATGGTGGGGCGCCCAAGGCCTTGGCGGCGGGTGACACCTACCAGGGCGTCAAGGTCCTGAGCGTGAGTGCAGACCAGGCGGCCGTCGAGGTCGCGGGCAAGCGCCAGACCGTGCACCTGGGTGAGGCACCCGTCAGCATTGGCGGATCAGGCGGTGGTGCCAATGGCACGCAGATCGTGCTGTCGGCCGTGTCAGGCGGGCACTTTGTGACCCAGGGCCAGGTCAATGGCAAGTCCACGAGCTTCATGGTGGACACGGGCGCCACCTCCGTGGCCATGGGGGCCGACGAGGCCCGCCGCATGGGCATCAAGTTCGAGGATGGCGCCAAGTTTTATGGCAGCACCGCCAATGGCACGGTGGTGGGTTACCGCGTGAGCCTGACTTCCGTGCGCATCCAGGATGTCGAGGTGTTCAATGTGGAGGCCGCCGTGCTGCCCATGCCCATGCCGCACATCCTGCTGGGCAACTCGTTCCTGACGCGTTTCCAGATGAAGCGCGACAACGACACGCTGACCTTGACCAAGCGCTATTGA
- the murB gene encoding UDP-N-acetylmuramate dehydrogenase has translation MHTPAAVPPPSSLVIERGASLRAFNTFGLPASAQTLVRIASEADAKKVVNDPELGRAPKFILGGGSNLVLTQDVDLCVLKIEIKGRRLLETREDAWIVEVGAGESWHDTVQWCLEQGLPGLENMALIPGTVGAAPVQNIGAYGVELKDRFESLDAVDMITGRTVTLDAAQCHFGYRDSVFKQRLGGKSVITKVRLRLPRPWQPVLGYMELERKIAETANIHPDARQIFDWVCDVRRAKLPDPAVIGNAGSFFKNPVVSAEQCRDIIGRDPEIVHYPMDDGTYKLAAGWLIDACGWKGKSIGRAGVYERQALVLVNRGGASGAEVVTLARAIQESVYGRFGIRLEPEPVVV, from the coding sequence ATGCACACGCCAGCCGCCGTCCCACCCCCCTCTTCTCTCGTGATTGAACGGGGGGCCAGCCTGCGTGCTTTCAACACTTTCGGCCTGCCCGCAAGCGCCCAAACGCTGGTGCGCATTGCCTCCGAGGCAGACGCCAAGAAGGTGGTCAATGACCCGGAGCTGGGCCGCGCGCCCAAGTTCATCCTGGGGGGCGGCAGCAACCTGGTGCTCACGCAGGATGTGGACCTGTGCGTGCTCAAGATCGAGATCAAGGGCCGGCGCTTGCTGGAAACGCGTGAAGACGCGTGGATCGTGGAGGTGGGCGCGGGCGAATCCTGGCACGACACCGTGCAATGGTGCCTGGAGCAGGGCCTGCCCGGCCTGGAGAACATGGCGCTGATCCCCGGCACGGTGGGCGCGGCGCCGGTGCAGAACATCGGCGCTTACGGCGTGGAGTTGAAGGACCGCTTCGAATCGCTGGACGCGGTGGACATGATCACGGGCCGCACCGTGACGCTCGATGCGGCGCAGTGCCACTTCGGTTACCGCGACAGCGTGTTCAAACAGCGCCTGGGCGGCAAGAGCGTGATCACCAAGGTACGCCTGCGCCTGCCCCGCCCCTGGCAGCCGGTGCTCGGCTACATGGAGCTGGAGCGCAAGATCGCCGAGACGGCCAACATCCACCCTGACGCCCGCCAGATCTTCGACTGGGTCTGCGACGTGCGCCGCGCCAAGCTGCCCGACCCCGCCGTGATCGGCAACGCGGGCAGCTTTTTCAAGAACCCCGTGGTGTCGGCCGAACAATGCCGCGACATCATCGGCCGTGACCCCGAGATCGTGCACTACCCGATGGACGACGGCACTTACAAGCTGGCCGCTGGCTGGCTGATCGATGCCTGTGGCTGGAAGGGCAAGTCCATCGGCCGGGCCGGCGTGTACGAGCGCCAGGCGCTGGTGCTGGTCAACCGTGGCGGGGCCAGCGGGGCCGAGGTGGTCACCCTGGCGCGGGCCATCCAGGAAAGCGTGTACGGGCGATTCGGCATCCGGCTGGAGCCCGAGCCGGTGGTGGTCTGA
- a CDS encoding YajQ family cyclic di-GMP-binding protein has protein sequence MPSFDTVLDPNLVEVRNAVDQTTKEIGTRFDFKGTSAAIEFKEKEKEITILGDSDFQLDQVRDILNNKLTKRQVDIRFLDIGKAEKIGGDKVKQVIKLKAGIEAELAKKITKLIKDSKLKVTASIQGDTVRVQGAKRDDLQAAMALMKKDLTEAPLTFNNFRD, from the coding sequence ATGCCCAGTTTTGACACCGTGCTCGATCCCAATCTGGTCGAAGTTCGCAATGCGGTCGACCAGACCACCAAGGAAATTGGCACGCGCTTCGATTTCAAAGGCACCAGCGCCGCCATCGAATTCAAGGAAAAAGAGAAGGAAATCACCATCCTGGGTGACAGCGACTTCCAGCTCGACCAGGTGCGCGACATCCTCAACAACAAGCTCACCAAGCGCCAGGTCGACATCCGCTTCCTGGACATCGGCAAGGCCGAGAAGATCGGCGGCGACAAGGTCAAGCAGGTCATCAAGCTCAAGGCCGGCATCGAGGCCGAGCTGGCCAAAAAAATCACGAAGCTGATCAAGGACAGCAAATTGAAGGTCACGGCCAGCATCCAGGGTGATACCGTGCGGGTGCAGGGCGCCAAGCGTGACGACCTGCAGGCGGCCATGGCCCTGATGAAGAAGGACCTGACGGAAGCGCCGCTGACCTTCAACAATTTCCGCGACTGA